A window of Flavobacterium psychrophilum genomic DNA:
TGCTCGGCAAGCATCTGGTTAATGTTCTTAGAGGGGTCTGTTTTAAGCTCCGGAGAGAGCATAAAACTCTTCCATTCTATCTCTACCTCGCTTTTGTTGGCAAATTGCGCCAGTGCTTCATCAAATCGTTTCTTGCCTATGTAGCAGAACGGACACATAATGTCGCTCCATATTTCTATTTTCATCTGTATCGTATTTAATCGTTCTACAAAGGTCGCAAACATTTTGCAAAGCACATAGGTCTTTGTGTATTTCGGCTGTTTTTACTATATTTAATCTGTAAACCAATCAATTAATAAAATGAAAAAAGTTGTAACCCTGTTTGCCCTGCTGTTTGTCATAACAGCGGTAAACGCACAAACCGCCGAACAGCTCGTTGGAAAATGGAAACTCGTAAAGTGGACCAAAGGAGGCAAAGAAAAAGACATTCAGGATAAATTTAAAACTACCGAAGTGTACCAGGTTTTTGATGCCGATGGACATTTTACCAGCATAATTGCCGATAAAAGCCACGAGGGAAAATGGGAACTTAGTAAAGATAATAAAAAGCTGACCATTACTGTAGGGGTTATTGTAAGCGAAACTTTTACAATTGATTATTTTGATGCCAAACGAAGGGTTATCTCTCTTCCTTTGCTCGGTGTGCTTGAATATGAAAAGCAATAAATATAGAATTGTAAAAAACAAAATGCCATCCCGTTAAGAGATGGCATTTTGTTTTCGTGTGTTTTTATATTTTTTCAGGGCAGGTGTTACACAGCCGGAGCCTCTTCAGGTCCTTCGGTAATAACGTCTTCTTCAGCTTCAATAAGTGCTTCTTCTGCCTGGTTGTAAAGCATTTCAATTTCGTCTTCTGTTAAAAAGCGAACGTCTTTGTGTGCTACTTCAACAAGGCTTCCTGTGTTAGCATCTTCAATAAGGGCATAGAATTTCTCGTTTCCTTTTTTGTCGGCATTAGTACCCCAAATGTGGAAGTAACCAATTGCTTTTACTTTTTTAGAAGTCGATTTTTTGCTCTTTTTGGTTTTTACCTTTTTGGTTACAGAATATTGTACCAGTCTTAAGTCTGTCCTGTTCATGGTTGCGAGGGTTTTATTTACAATTACGTAACGCAAAATTAACATATCGTAACTGAAAAAGACCGTTTTCAATGTTAAGGATTACTGGGTAGTGCGAAACTTAACATTAGAATGAAATTTAAAATAAATGGGAACGCGGATAAAACGGATTAGGCGAATCAACGCGGATTTTTTAGCACTATATTCTTTTTATTACTGTTGCTGAAAATTTTACGAATAAACTCCGGTTCTTTCCCAAAATTAAGCAACAGACCAACTTCGCAATTGGTGCTTTTTAAATAATTTATGAGTTGATATTCAAATTCTTCTACGATATAATCGCAGGCTTTCAGTTCCAATATTACGGTATTGTTTACTATAATATCTGCGAAATAGTCACCTACCACAATTCCTTTATAGTAAACAACGATTTTCTTTTGAGCTTCAACATTGAATCCTCTGGATTGTAATTCTAAAAACAGCGCATTTTGATATACTCTTTCTAAAAAGCCATAACCAAGATCATTATACACATCGTAAAAGGCTTTTATTATTTCAGAGGTTAATTCTTTATGGAGTAGTTTATCCACGAATGTAAGATTTTAGCTAAACTAATAAAATTATCTTTTCAGAGGTATTAAAAATCTGCGCAAATTCGTACCATCTGTGTCATCCGCGTTCCAATACCGACTTTACCTGCAAAAATCATATTCAGCATATTTGCTGCACTCTTTTCCTGTAGCTACAATGGTATGGCTTTGCTGTTTTTCGCCTTTAAGCACGGCTTTCATAAAGTCGATGGATGGCTGATAGTCCTTCGTAAACAATTCGGCGCTGTATTCATGGCCTCCACCGCAAAACGTTACCAGTTTAACATTGCCTTTCAGGTCGGTAATATGGTTGAAAATAGAATACGATCCAAACAGCATCAGCCAGCCCGGAGTACCCGGTTCGCAATAATGGTGGGCTGCTGTTCCGTAAGGCACGGTAACATCGCAGCTACCGTGAAACAGCATGGTTGGGATGAGGTTTTTCGGCGTAATAAGATTGATATCCATAATTGCCCCGGCTCCCGAAATGATTCCTGCATATTTAAAGTCTGCCGGAAGCTGCCCCGGATACATTTTCATCATTTTTTTATCCCAGAAAGCGGCGTGAAGTACAGCTTCGGCACCGGCACTGCTTCCCGAAATAAAGATCTTTTTTGTGTCTATGTTGTAATTATCCTGATTCTTAATAAAGTAAACAACGGCCTGTTGCATTTGGTTGGCAGCAATTTGTATGGCTTTGATTTTTTCCGGTAATATACCGTCGCAGCTAAAGCTTTTACCCTTCATATACAGTGTGTAGCTAATGTTGGAAGCCACGAATCCCTGTGCTGCTGCCTGTTTTGTAAAAGCATGGTCCCATTTGCGTTCGCCAACAGCAAAGCCGCCTCCGTGAACGTGTACTACAAGCGGCAGTTTTTCTTTGCTTTTGTTTTTTGGGATAAAAATATCCATCTCCAGGGCAAGAGTATCGTTAGCAAAATAGGTAACGGTTTTAAATTCCTGCGCATAGGCAGATGTAAATAGTATAAAGGCGAGTAAAAATGTAAGGTGCTTTTTCATTTGAAAGAAGGATTGTTTTTACAAATTTACAATTTTGAATGCAGATGAACCAGGGAAGATCTGCGTCATCCGCGTTCAATTGAACTATATCGGTTTAAATGGCTACTCTAATGAAAATGCTTGTTCCAGTTTTGTCCCAGCCACGTCTTCATTTCAGACCGGGTATTTATCTTTTCGGGCATGTATTTACAGATCAATTTTTCGAGCCTGTGCATAGAACTCAATGCAAAGAGCCCGTTAAGTAATAAGAAACGGTTTATGAACTCGAGTATCTGGTAGCCGTTATTGCGGTCGATTACATCATCCAGATGTATAGATCTGAACGTTCTTGCAAGTGAATCTTCGTCCCAGTTATAGGTATATCTTAAGTCTTCTTTTTTAAATGGGGGCATAGTTAATGGTTTGAATAATACAATGGGGCTGTTGTAAATTCAGTAGTGGATGCATAACAAATGTACCATCTATATAATTTGTTTTTAGGCAAATAAAAGTTAAAAGGTGAAGATGAGAAACTTAAAAAATGTTTGACTTATATTATCCCCGGAAGGTATCGCAGTTTAGCTGTAATATGTAAAAAATAAATCCCCCAATGCAGTAGGGAAGCAGCGGGGGACAGGAGTAAATGATATTCGAGGGAATATATTTTAGTGCGCAAACATAGAACAACGAATCGGACTATGCTTACAAACGGTGTTTTGTTTACGTTAAACCAGCGGTAAGAAAATACTAAACTCCGTACCAATGCCCGGCTGACTGCTTACACTTATGCCGCCATTGTGGTTCTCTGTAATTTTTTTGCAAAGGGCAAGCCCAATACCTGTTCCCGGAGTATTGCCAAGGCGCTTAAACATTTTAAATACCTGGTCGCCATACTGCTGTTCAAAACCCTGCCCATTATCTTTAAAGATAATTTTAGTATAGGTTAATTTCGGCTGCAGGAATTGATGCTCCCCGAAATCTTGATCCGACGGACTTTGTGCCGATATACTAAGTACAGGATTTGCACTGCTAAATTTTATGGCATTGCTTATAAGGTTTGAAAAAAGCTGGTGCAGCTGAATGGGAATGCCTTTAATTGAGGGCAGATCGGTCATGTTTACAATTGCTTTTTTCTGGTCAAGTGCCAGGTCAAAGTCTTCCAGTACATATTGAAGTACTATGTTAAGATGGGTAGTTTCAAAAAGTTCCTCGGTACTGGAAAGCTGCGAATATTTAAGTACGTCTTTAATAAGAGTAGTCATTCGTGCTGCGCTGGCATTTATTTTATCGAGGTAGCGTTTAATAGTTTCAGGGTCATTAAGGCTTTCCTGGAGCATCTCGCCAAACACCTGTATTTTGCGCAACGGCTCCTGCAAATCGTGCGACGCTATATAGGCATATTCCTCAAGCTGTTTGTTCCTGAATTCTATATCGCGGGCATAAATGGCAAGTCGGTCGTCAGACAGTTTGCGTTCGGTAAGGTCGCGGGTTATTTTAGAGAAGCCTATAAGGTTCTTATTGTCATCATACATAGATGTTATTACCACCTGCGCCCAGAATTTGGTTCCGCCCTTGCGCAAACGCCATCCTTCGTTTTTGGCCCGGCCGTTTACCGAAGCCTTATGTATAAGCGTTTCCGGTAAATTGGCTGCAAGATCTTCGTCCATGTAAAAAATCCTGAAATTCTGCCCAATAATTTCCTGTTCAGAGTACCCTTTAATTTTCTCTGCACCTTTATTCCAGTTCAGTATGTAACCGTCGGGGTCGAGCATAAGAATAGCATAATCCTGCATCTCGTCGATCATCCTATGATAGCGTTCTTCACTCTTTTTAAGGTTCAGGCTTTTTTCTTCAACTGTTTTTTCCAGTGAGTCAGATATCTGCTTATAGTTTACAGCATCGTTAAGCGATGTGTGTTGCTCTTTGTTTTTTGCTGTGATATCTGTAAGTACATTTATAATTCCGGTTACATTACCTGCAGTATCATACAACAACGAAGGATTAGGCTGAACATTTACAAAAGTATTGTCGGGGCGTTCTAAGATAAAGGTATCCATCGGCAATACTTTACCAATGTTTATCATCTGCCCATAGGGGCAAAAATCTTCAGAAAGCAAGGTTCCGTCTTCTGTATAGCCTTTAAACCCGCCGCACCAACGGTCGTTGCCCAATGTAGGCTTACGTCCCCATAGCTTTAAAGCGGCATTATTAAAGTAGGTTATATATCCTTTATTGTCGCAGGTATATACTGCAACAGGCAAGGCGTTAAAAATAGAGGCATTAAAACCCGGACTCATGCTCGGCGCAAAAGTTTCGGTTTCTTTAACTGGGTCTTTAGTGCTTTCCATAATGAACATAATTTGTGTAGATAGGTAAAGATAGTTAATTTACCAGAACATAAATTTATTACGCTAAAAAATTGAAAATAAGTGTGTTAATTCACTTCTGAAAGCAAAAAAGGCAGATCGTTTTTCGTAAAAACATCATTTAATAACTGAGACAGAACGACAATGCTTGTGGGTTTAACGAGATAATGATCGGCACCCAGTTTTTTGGTGTCGTTAATATCTGTACTGTGCGACGATGTGGTATATACAATAATTGGAACACCTTCAAAACGTTTTACCCTTTTTAGGGCAGAAAGGCAATCGCGACCCGATACCATCGGCATGTTTAAGTCTATAAAAATATAGTTGGGTACAAAATCAGAATTTGCCACTATATCCAGGGCATCTCTTCCATTTTTTGCCATACTGCATACAAAATCGGCATTGGCCTTTTTAAGTGCCATTGCAAATATCTCGCGGTCATCTTCGTCATCATCAATCAAAAAGCAGGAGCGTTGGCTCATGGAGTTATTGTTTGGGGGCAATAGCCATTAAAAAGATTGTTAAAACAAATGTAATATAAACCTTTTTAATAAAAGAAGGACATTATTTACAATGTTAAAATAATCGACAAACGGAATAATAAATTTAATGTCAGTCCAAAAAAAAGCCCCTCATCGCTGAAAGGCCAGTGTACTATTTTTAAGATATCAATTAGTCGATACTGCAATTCGTGCCTGCCGCAACATCCTGTGCGGTTGGATTATACAGGTTCTTGTCTATAATCGGTGCTTTTTTCATGGTACCATTTGCTAAGATGTTTTGTGCATCGCAAAGGTTGGTAAGTGCAGCATTGTCACTTATCTGAACCTCGCCCGTAAAAGCAGTTATGTTCTGGAGGCCGTTTAATGAAGTAAGTTTGGCGTTATCCCTAATGTAAAAGTTATTTCCGCTAAAGCCTTCCTGTTGCATTATAGCTGTCATGCTGCTAAGATGCTCCAATGTTGTTAGCGAAGAATTACTCCAAATAGATATATCATTAACCGATGTAAGGTTATGAAGACCTTCAAGTGACGGAAGTATAAAGTTGAACTCTACTGCTAGTCGGCTTAAAGTTGTGATGCCTTCTAAACCTTTTAGTGATTGTAGTTTTTTATTGCCCGTTATTGCTAAGTTGTTTATTTTTCTCAGGTTGCTTAGTGGTAACACATCGGTCAGCTCAAAATTATCACTGATACTTATAGCATTTGCTTCAGACAATTGGTTTAGTCCATCTAATGAACTAAGAGCTTCATTGTATTTTAGCTGCATTTGTCCAACGGCTTTAAGGTTTTCTAATCCGTTAAGGTTATTCAGCAATTTATTATTTGATATGATAAGTTGGTCGGCATAAGTAAGGCTTTCCAGACCATGCAGTTCTGCCAACGATTTATTATAGCTAACAGTAATAGTATTTTCAAAATGCCCAAGGACAGGCATTCCTTCAAGGCTTTGCAACTCAGGATTAATGCTGATTTCAATAAGTCCTGCAATGCTTTTTATATTCTCCAGCCCATGCAGGTGCTTAAGTTTGGCATTATTGCGTACAACCAGTACACCTTCAATTTCTTTAATAGTGCTCAGTCCCGAAATATCTGTGATATCGCTGCTTTGCTCAATATAAACAGAGCCTGTTTTAGTATATCGTTTAGCGGCAAACTCGTCTACTTCTGCCTGGCTATGTAATGATATTGAATAATTGTACTCTGTTTCTGCGGGTTTAGTGTCGTCGTCGCTGCATGAAAATGCAAGAGCAGCTACAAAGCAAGTAAGTAATAATTTTTTCATTTGGTTTAGATTTGATTGTAGGTTTAGTTTTATGAATGTACAATTTTTATGCCAAATGATTTACAATGTGAGTGTTAAAAGAAAAGCCTTTCATTGCTGAAAGGCTTCCTGTTATATTTCTTTAGTAAACAGCAGTGCATTGTTGCGCCTGCCGTTTTCTTTAAATCCTGCGTCTTCGTAGGCTTTTATAATTGTGGTGTCTGCTGCAGGAACTTCTGCCCATACAATATCATGCCTGCGCTGCGCTGCAATTTCCAGTACACGGTTAATTACTTTGTTGGTTCCTTCGTCTGTAGACGGAATGGTTTTTTCTATAAACAGCGGTTTGCTTCCTTTAATCTCTGTAGGTATGTGCGCCGAAACCAGTTCTGCAAAAGAAAGCGGCTCTTCCTGCCTGTCTTCGTCTTCTCCGGTAACATCAAAGCTCATAAGCCACTCGCGGGTAAAGGAGTTGGCCTTATCCAGGAAGTTAAAAACCGAATATTCTTTATCGATATCTATATCTTTTACCACTTTTTTAAAGTGCTGTTTTGCTATCTGCGACACCTTGTGGGCGTTCTCTTCATTACTAACGATAAATTTTACTATAACGGGCATAGACTGTATTTTTTGGATTGTATCTATACAAAAGTAACAAATTATAACCGGCATTGCTTGCAGTACGCGGTGTATTATTTGTACAAATTACGCATTAACGGTATGGCGTGATAGTAAAAAACCGGCTGCGGTTACTTTATCAAAGCAAACGATGCGAAGAACTGTTTACAATCGGCGTTGTCTTTCTTTTTAACAGATGTATATACCATTAGCCCTACGTGATAGTCTTTTACAAAAAATGTTTTAGAGCGTATTATGGTGGTGCCGTTATTGGTAGTCATAACAGCTTCCATAGCCGGGCGGCCATCCATCATGATGCGCCTGGCATCTATAAGGGTGGCTTTATTGTTGCGTACCGATCCTTTTACGCCTTTCATTAAGGCGTCGTAAGTGTCTTCAATGTCGCGTGACCTGTTTTTAGGAACAGCGGTAATAGAGGCAAGATATTTTTTATTGGCTTCGGCATCCGATACTGCGTTATATACTGCAAAATGCGCCTTTAGAACGCCGGCTTTAGACGGTATGTCTTTTACCGTTGTGGCAGGCGCAGCAGGAAACCGAACCGTAAATACCTTAAACGGATCTTTGTACGTATGCCAGTCTCTCGCCGAAACGGTAAGCGATGTTAGTGCCAGAAACAATAACGGAAGCAGTTTTTTCATTACCCTTAAATTTTTGCAATAGTAATAAAAAATTTAAAATGAAAACCCCACTGTTAGGTGGGACTTTATTAGTTTAAGCTACAGTTACCGCCTTTTATATCTTCAATGGTTGGGTTAAATGGGTTCTCACTAATAGTTAAGTTAATGGAGTTACTATTGGCTACCATGTTTTTTAAAGCGCAGAAGTCGTTAAGCACTGTGTTATTACTAATGACGATTCTGCTAAATCCAGCCGTAGCGTTTTGCAACCCGTCCAAAGATTGCAATGCATTGTTATTGATTATATGCAGGTCAAAGTAATATTCGCCGGTACCCTCAATTTTTTTCAGCGATGAAAGGCTGCTTATTGATGTAAGTTTTTTGTTTTGTGTAACATGAAGCGTGTTAACAGTGTCTAGATTATCCAGTCCGTTAAACGACTCCAGGTAATCGTTACTGGATAAGCGAAGATATTTGAGTGTAGTAATATTTTCAAGTCCGGAGAGGTTTACTAATTGACTATTCATGATCTCTATAGTCTCTGCGATATTCACATTTGCTAACAGTTGCAGGGAAGATAATACACCGCCTTGTATGAAGATATTTTTTATATAAGTAAGGGAGTCAATCCCTTCTAGGGATAATAATTTATCGTTTAGTGTTATATTTAAAATATTTATAGTTACGAGGTTATTAATTCCCTGCAATGTGTTAAGATTGTTATTGTAGCTGATGTCAAGTTGATCGATAGATGTAATTCCCTCCAGACCTTGTAAATTAGTAAGGGCGTAATTAGAGTATAGGCCAAGACTCATAATGTCAGATAATTGGCGTAATCCTTTTAAGTCTTTAAGCGAAATATTGTTGTTAATTATCAGTGTATCAACTTTCTGTAGATTTTCCAGTCCTGCAAGATCTTTCAGGTTTGGATTTTCGACAATGTCAATTCTATTTGCTTTTTTGAGATGCTTTAAGCCTGCGAGAGATGTAATATCGGTTGCGCCTAAGCCAATAAATCCGATGCTAAGTTTTTCGTTAAGTTCAGTTAGTCCAAGGGCGGCAAATGCGTCAACTTCTGCCTGGCTTTTTAATACTATTCCTTTTGGATACTGATTGATAGTTTCTGAGTCATCACTGCTGCATGCTGCAAAAATCATAGCGATTGCTATAGCTAAAAGTTTTCTCATTTGGTTGTAAAATTGGTGGGCGCAAATATAATCGATTATCAGAATTATAAATCAAACATTTATTTTTAGAAAACTTTTACCGATTTAACAAAAATTCTCCGGCCCTTTTTACGAAACCGTTATTCTGCCTGTATATTTTTCTATTTCTGCTTTCGCAAAGAAAAAATTGTTACTTTCGCAAATCAATTTTTTTGAACGTAGTATAATGAGTAATAAGTTTACTGAGTATAAAGGACTTGACCTGCCTACAGTGGCTGGCGAAGTGCTTGATTTCTGGAAGAAAGAGAATATATTTGACAAAAGCGTTACTACCCGCGAGGGCAAACCGCAATATGTGTTTTTTGAAGGGCCGCCGTCGGCAAACGGCCTGCCCGGTATTCACCACGTGATGGCACGTGCTATTAAAGATATTTTTTGCCGTTACCAAACCCAAAAAGGATATCAGGTAAAACGTAAGGCAGGGTGGGATACCCACGGCCTTCCGGTAGAACTTGGTACCGAAAAAGAACTGGGCATTACCAAAGAAGATATCGGTAAAACCATATCGATAGAAGAATATAATGAAGCCTGTAAGCGCACTGTAATGCGTTACACCGACGTGTGGAACGACCTTACCGAAAAAATGGGCTATTGGGTAGATATGGAAGACCCATACGTTACCTACAAACCCAAATACATGGAAAGTGTTTGGTGGCTACTGAAACAAATTTACGATAAAGGCCTTCTTTATAAAGGCTACACTATACAGCCGTATTCGCCTAAAGCGGGTACAGGACTAAGCTCTCACGAGGTTAACCAGCCCGGTGCCTACCGCGACGTGACCGATACTACCATCGTGGCGCAGTTTAAAACCGTTGCCGATTCATTGCCTGAAGTACTTAAAGGCTTTGGCGATATCGACATCATGGCATGGACAACCACGCCGTGGACACTACCAAGTAATACAGCATTAACCGTAGGGCCAAACATTGATTATGTTTTGGTACAGACGTATAATCAATATACTTTCCAGCCTATCAATGTTGTTCTTGCTAAGAACCTTGTAGGCAAACAGTTTGGTAAAAACTTTGTGGAAACCAGCAACAACGCCGATTTCGACGCGTACAATGCTGGCGATAAAACAATTCCGTACCGAATAGTTGCAGAAGCAAAAGGTGCAGCTCTTGTTGGCATCCGTTACGAACAGTTATTGCCGTTCGTACTGCCTGCACAGAATCCGCAGGATGCGTTCCGTGTTATATCGGGCGATTTTGTTACTACCGAAGACGGTACAGGTATCGTGCACACCGCGCCTACTTTTGGTGCAGATGATGCCAAGGTAGCTAAAGAAGCTAAACCCGAAGTGCCGCCAATGCTTGTGGAAGATGAAAACGGAAACCTTATTCCTCTTGTAGACCTTCAGGGTAAATTTACGTCGCACCAGGGCACTCTTGACAATCCTAACGGACAGCCGCTTAAACTTGCGGGCAAGTACGTTAAAAATGAATATTATGATGCTGGCACTGCTCCCGAAAGATCGGCAGATGTTGAAATATCGATCTACCTTAAAGAGAACAACAAAGCCTTTAAAGTAGAGAAGTACGTTCACAGCTACCCACACTCATGGAGAACAGATGAGCCATTATTATACTACCCTCTTGACAGCTGGTTCATTAAAGTGACCGATGTTAAAGACCGTATGTTCGACCTTAACGATACGATCAACTGGAAGCCTAAAGCTACAGGTGAGGGCCGTTTTGGTAACTGGCTTAAAAACGCTAACGACTGGAACCTTTCCCGTTCTCGCTATTGGGGTATTCCGCTTCCGATATGGAGGACTGAAGACAAAACCGAAGAAGTGCTTATCGGTTCTGCCGAAGAGCTGTATAGCGAAATAGAAAAAGCAATTGCTGCGGGTGTTCAGGATACAAATCCGTTTGCAGGCTTTACACCGGGCGATATGAGTGATGCAAATTACGACCTTATCGACCTGCATAAAAACGTGGTAGACAGCATTACGCTGCTTTCGCCATCAGGCAAACCTATGAAGCGCGAAAGCGACCTTATAGACGTTTGGTTTGATAGTGGGGCTATGCCGTATGCACAATGGCACTATCCGTTTGAAAACAAAGAACTGATTGATAACAACGTTGCTTTCCCTGCCGATTTTATCGCAGAAGGGGTGGACCAGACACGTGGATGGTTCTATACGCTGCACGCTATCGGAACATTAGTTTTCAATCAGGTGGCGTACAAAAATGTTGTGTCTAACGGACTTGTACTCGACAAGAACGGACAGAAAATGTCGAAACGTCTTGGCAATGCCGTAGATCCTTTTACCACCCTTGCCGAATATGGCCCAGATGCTACGCGTTGGTACATGATTGCCAATGCCAACCCTTGGGATAACCTTAAGTTCGATATTGAAGGTGTGGCTGAGGTGCGCCGTAAGTTCTTTGGTACTTTATATAATACGTACTCTTTCTTTTCGCTTTACGCGAATATCGATGGTTTCTCATACGCAGAGCCGGAAGTGCCGCTTAACGAAAGGCCGGAGATTGACCGTTGGATATTATCTGAACTGAACACGCTTATAAAAGATGTAGACAGCTTCTACGCCGATTATGAGCCTACAAAAGCTGCCAGGGCTATATCTGATTTTGTTCAGGAAAATCTGAGTAACTGGTATGTGCGTTTATGCCGCCGCCGTTTCTGGAAAGGCGAGTATGCACAGGATAAAATTGCGGCTTATCAAACGCTTTATACCTGCTTACTGACTGTGTCTAAACTTGGTGCGCCAATTGCGCCATTCTTCATGGACAGGCTGTATAAAGATTTAACACAAGCTTCACAACAAGAATCTTTTGAAAGTGTACATTTGGCCGAATTTCCAGCGTATGGTGATAACTTTGTTGATAAATCACTTGAAAGCAGGATGCAGAAGGCGCAGACCATTTCGTCGCTTGTACTTTCGCTAAGGAAGAAGGAGATGATAAAGGTTCGTCAACCGCTGCAAAAGGTAATGATACCGGTACTTGACGCAAATCAGAAAGCTGAAATTGAGGCTGTTGCCGAACTTATTAAAGCTGAGGTTAACGTTAAAGATATTGAGCTTATGGATGATGCTTCGGGTGTACTTGTTAAGCAGGTTAAACCGAATTTTAAAGCATTAGGACCACGCTTTGGTAAAGATATGGGTCTGATTTCTAAAGAGATACAAAATTTTACTCAGGAGCAGATCAACACTATAGATAAAGAGGGTAATCTTGATGTTGTAGTGTCAGGAAAAAGTGTTAATTTAACATCTGAGGATGTAGAGATAACATCGCAGGATATACCGGGGTGGCTGGTAGCAAACGCAGGCGGTATTACCGTAGCGTTAGACATTACGCTAACCGATGACCTTAAGAAAGAAGGTATTGCAAGAGAGCTGGTTAACAGGATTCAAAACATCCGGAAAGACAGCGGCTTTGAAGTAACCGACAGAATTAAGGTAACCCTGCAGGACAATAAAATCTTACAGGATGCCGTTATGGCGAATGAAGATTATATTAAAAGTGAGACACTTACCGATGAGCTTATATTTGGACAGGATGTAGCTGACGGTGTGGAAATAGAATTTGATGACATTAAAACCTTATTATTAATTTCAAAATAGATTGACAATGGTAGATGAGCAAATACGATACTCTGATGCTGACCTTGCAGAGTTTAGGGAATTAATTAGCAAAAAAATTGAGAAAGCTAAAGCCGATTTAGACCTGATACGCAGCGCTTATATGAACGACCTTAACAACGGTACCGACGATACGTCGCCTACGTTTAAGGCTTTCGAAGAAGGCAGCGAAACAATGTCTAAAGAAGCGAACTCACAATTGGCTATCCGCCAGGAGAAGTTCATCCGCGACCTTAAGAATGCGCTAATACGTATTGAAAACAAAACGTATGGCATTTGCAAAGTAACCGGAAAGCTAATCAACAAAGAAAGGCTAAAATTGGTTCCCCATGCTACAATGAGCATCGAAGCTAAGAACATGCAACGATAACAAGATAGAAACCGCCCCAACAAGGGCGGTTTTTTGTTTTTATAAGGTTCGGTCATTCTGAATGCAGCGCAGCGGAGTGAAGAATCTCTGTTATTACGAATAGATCCTTCGTTCCTCAGGATGACAGACAGTGCGAGTTATAGGGTTCTGTCATTCTGAAT
This region includes:
- a CDS encoding molecular chaperone DnaK translates to MVDEQIRYSDADLAEFRELISKKIEKAKADLDLIRSAYMNDLNNGTDDTSPTFKAFEEGSETMSKEANSQLAIRQEKFIRDLKNALIRIENKTYGICKVTGKLINKERLKLVPHATMSIEAKNMQR
- a CDS encoding diguanylate cyclase; this translates as MFIMESTKDPVKETETFAPSMSPGFNASIFNALPVAVYTCDNKGYITYFNNAALKLWGRKPTLGNDRWCGGFKGYTEDGTLLSEDFCPYGQMINIGKVLPMDTFILERPDNTFVNVQPNPSLLYDTAGNVTGIINVLTDITAKNKEQHTSLNDAVNYKQISDSLEKTVEEKSLNLKKSEERYHRMIDEMQDYAILMLDPDGYILNWNKGAEKIKGYSEQEIIGQNFRIFYMDEDLAANLPETLIHKASVNGRAKNEGWRLRKGGTKFWAQVVITSMYDDNKNLIGFSKITRDLTERKLSDDRLAIYARDIEFRNKQLEEYAYIASHDLQEPLRKIQVFGEMLQESLNDPETIKRYLDKINASAARMTTLIKDVLKYSQLSSTEELFETTHLNIVLQYVLEDFDLALDQKKAIVNMTDLPSIKGIPIQLHQLFSNLISNAIKFSSANPVLSISAQSPSDQDFGEHQFLQPKLTYTKIIFKDNGQGFEQQYGDQVFKMFKRLGNTPGTGIGLALCKKITENHNGGISVSSQPGIGTEFSIFLPLV
- a CDS encoding GxxExxY protein, which gives rise to MDKLLHKELTSEIIKAFYDVYNDLGYGFLERVYQNALFLELQSRGFNVEAQKKIVVYYKGIVVGDYFADIIVNNTVILELKACDYIVEEFEYQLINYLKSTNCEVGLLLNFGKEPEFIRKIFSNSNKKNIVLKNPR
- a CDS encoding isoleucyl-tRNA synthase codes for the protein MSNKFTEYKGLDLPTVAGEVLDFWKKENIFDKSVTTREGKPQYVFFEGPPSANGLPGIHHVMARAIKDIFCRYQTQKGYQVKRKAGWDTHGLPVELGTEKELGITKEDIGKTISIEEYNEACKRTVMRYTDVWNDLTEKMGYWVDMEDPYVTYKPKYMESVWWLLKQIYDKGLLYKGYTIQPYSPKAGTGLSSHEVNQPGAYRDVTDTTIVAQFKTVADSLPEVLKGFGDIDIMAWTTTPWTLPSNTALTVGPNIDYVLVQTYNQYTFQPINVVLAKNLVGKQFGKNFVETSNNADFDAYNAGDKTIPYRIVAEAKGAALVGIRYEQLLPFVLPAQNPQDAFRVISGDFVTTEDGTGIVHTAPTFGADDAKVAKEAKPEVPPMLVEDENGNLIPLVDLQGKFTSHQGTLDNPNGQPLKLAGKYVKNEYYDAGTAPERSADVEISIYLKENNKAFKVEKYVHSYPHSWRTDEPLLYYPLDSWFIKVTDVKDRMFDLNDTINWKPKATGEGRFGNWLKNANDWNLSRSRYWGIPLPIWRTEDKTEEVLIGSAEELYSEIEKAIAAGVQDTNPFAGFTPGDMSDANYDLIDLHKNVVDSITLLSPSGKPMKRESDLIDVWFDSGAMPYAQWHYPFENKELIDNNVAFPADFIAEGVDQTRGWFYTLHAIGTLVFNQVAYKNVVSNGLVLDKNGQKMSKRLGNAVDPFTTLAEYGPDATRWYMIANANPWDNLKFDIEGVAEVRRKFFGTLYNTYSFFSLYANIDGFSYAEPEVPLNERPEIDRWILSELNTLIKDVDSFYADYEPTKAARAISDFVQENLSNWYVRLCRRRFWKGEYAQDKIAAYQTLYTCLLTVSKLGAPIAPFFMDRLYKDLTQASQQESFESVHLAEFPAYGDNFVDKSLESRMQKAQTISSLVLSLRKKEMIKVRQPLQKVMIPVLDANQKAEIEAVAELIKAEVNVKDIELMDDASGVLVKQVKPNFKALGPRFGKDMGLISKEIQNFTQEQINTIDKEGNLDVVVSGKSVNLTSEDVEITSQDIPGWLVANAGGITVALDITLTDDLKKEGIARELVNRIQNIRKDSGFEVTDRIKVTLQDNKILQDAVMANEDYIKSETLTDELIFGQDVADGVEIEFDDIKTLLLISK
- a CDS encoding esterase, encoding MKKHLTFLLAFILFTSAYAQEFKTVTYFANDTLALEMDIFIPKNKSKEKLPLVVHVHGGGFAVGERKWDHAFTKQAAAQGFVASNISYTLYMKGKSFSCDGILPEKIKAIQIAANQMQQAVVYFIKNQDNYNIDTKKIFISGSSAGAEAVLHAAFWDKKMMKMYPGQLPADFKYAGIISGAGAIMDINLITPKNLIPTMLFHGSCDVTVPYGTAAHHYCEPGTPGWLMLFGSYSIFNHITDLKGNVKLVTFCGGGHEYSAELFTKDYQPSIDFMKAVLKGEKQQSHTIVATGKECSKYAEYDFCR